One Mailhella massiliensis DNA segment encodes these proteins:
- a CDS encoding HAD family hydrolase, which produces MKSYDTVIFDLDGTLLDTLEDLMLSVNHALSGRTEVRRSLQEVRGFVGNGVRRLMVLSLPGGERNPQFEEAMADFRAHYAVHCRDHTRPYPQIMDMLRELKARGLKMGIVSNKPDAQVKDMNGEYFGGMFGAAMGEKEGVRRKPAPDSLLRAMEELGGTREGTLYVGDSEVDVMTAKNAGVDCLSVTWGFRDRDVLEEAGAVRFIDAPMELPALLEEKA; this is translated from the coding sequence ATGAAAAGCTATGATACGGTGATATTCGATCTCGACGGCACGCTCCTCGACACGCTGGAAGATCTGATGCTGAGCGTGAATCACGCGCTTTCCGGCCGGACGGAGGTGCGGCGCAGCCTTCAGGAGGTGCGCGGCTTCGTGGGCAACGGCGTGCGCAGGCTCATGGTGCTTTCCCTGCCCGGCGGGGAGCGGAACCCGCAGTTTGAAGAAGCCATGGCCGATTTTCGCGCGCATTACGCCGTGCATTGCCGCGACCATACCCGCCCCTACCCGCAGATTATGGACATGCTGCGGGAACTGAAGGCCCGCGGGCTGAAGATGGGCATTGTGTCCAACAAGCCCGACGCCCAGGTCAAGGACATGAACGGGGAATACTTCGGCGGCATGTTCGGCGCGGCCATGGGCGAGAAGGAGGGCGTGCGCCGCAAGCCCGCGCCCGACAGCCTGCTCCGCGCCATGGAGGAGCTGGGCGGCACAAGGGAAGGCACGCTTTATGTGGGCGATTCGGAAGTGGACGTGATGACGGCGAAAAACGCCGGCGTGGACTGCCTTTCCGTCACCTGGGGCTTCCGCGACAGGGATGTTCTGGAAGAGGCCGGAGCCGTGCGCTTCATCGATGCGCCCATGGAACTGCCCGCCCTGCTGGAAGAAAAAGCGTAG
- the tnpA gene encoding IS200/IS605 family transposase, with translation MAKEQNLAHTKWLCRYHIVFTPKYRRKVIYGQYREEIGKIIRQLCNYKGIENIEGHMMIDHVHMLVMIPPKYAISSVMGYIKGKSSLMIFDKFSQLKYRYGNRRFWSVGYYVSTVGLNEATIRKYIRDQDREDIMLDKRTCREYTDPFSPKQGKLL, from the coding sequence ATGGCGAAAGAACAAAATCTGGCACATACGAAATGGCTGTGTAGGTACCATATTGTCTTCACTCCGAAGTATAGGAGAAAAGTGATTTACGGGCAATACCGTGAAGAAATAGGAAAAATAATACGACAGCTTTGTAATTACAAGGGAATCGAAAATATTGAGGGACATATGATGATAGACCATGTGCATATGCTTGTCATGATACCGCCAAAGTATGCGATATCGTCGGTTATGGGGTATATAAAGGGTAAAAGTTCACTGATGATTTTTGATAAATTTTCCCAGCTGAAATACCGGTATGGCAATCGGAGATTCTGGAGCGTGGGATATTACGTCAGCACAGTAGGTTTGAACGAAGCAACGATCAGGAAATATATACGGGATCAGGATAGAGAAGATATCATGCTTGATAAGAGGACGTGCAGGGAATATACGGATCCGTTCAGTCCAAAGCAGGGAAAGCTCCTTTAG
- a CDS encoding MFS transporter: protein MNTPAPEKNARSGQTLFTRNFSLICLANLCTCMAGYSIMPVLPLYLMDDMHCPKSIMGAALAVFPLVALLFRPFSGLIADRFNRRHVLIFSTLCCAALFPLCLAAAGVVLFMFIRLLHGMAFSCMTTSQATLAVDFMPEGRIGTGIGIFSSTVSLGMIFGPMLGLFAAETFSYAAAFLVPSLFALAGAVFQFMLQPGRQLMPERKKLTPDMFFMKSGLYALIALLIVAFMQGMIVNFLSVLAREHGLDDHAGLYFLFMGLGLMASRLFSGYISDHGFMVHLVCTAEVVTMAGVLLLTSTTSPAVFVSCGALLGISMGALTPSFQTILVQLAEKNRRGVANSMYFTGMDGGIFLALVSGGIIADFLGMAAAYRVGALGQIVSLAIFLIFVAPGLRRRKSAENA from the coding sequence ATGAATACGCCTGCTCCCGAAAAAAACGCCCGTTCCGGGCAGACGCTGTTTACCCGGAATTTCTCCCTCATCTGCCTCGCCAACCTCTGCACCTGCATGGCGGGCTATTCCATCATGCCGGTGCTTCCCCTCTACCTCATGGATGACATGCACTGTCCCAAAAGCATCATGGGCGCGGCGCTCGCCGTGTTCCCGCTGGTGGCCCTGCTCTTCCGCCCCTTCTCCGGCCTCATTGCCGACAGATTCAACAGGCGGCATGTGCTCATCTTCTCCACGCTGTGCTGCGCGGCGCTCTTCCCCCTCTGCCTTGCGGCGGCCGGGGTGGTGCTCTTCATGTTCATACGCCTGCTGCACGGCATGGCCTTTTCCTGCATGACCACTTCGCAGGCCACCCTTGCCGTGGATTTCATGCCCGAAGGCAGAATAGGAACGGGCATAGGCATCTTCAGCAGCACGGTGTCGCTCGGCATGATATTCGGCCCCATGCTGGGGCTTTTTGCGGCGGAAACCTTCTCCTACGCCGCCGCGTTCCTGGTGCCCTCCCTCTTTGCTCTGGCCGGAGCCGTGTTCCAGTTCATGCTGCAGCCCGGCAGGCAGCTCATGCCCGAACGCAAAAAGCTCACGCCCGACATGTTCTTCATGAAAAGCGGCCTGTACGCGCTCATCGCCCTGCTCATCGTGGCCTTCATGCAGGGCATGATCGTCAACTTCCTTTCCGTGCTGGCCCGGGAACACGGCCTCGACGACCATGCGGGCCTCTATTTCCTCTTCATGGGGCTGGGGCTCATGGCCAGCCGCCTCTTTTCCGGCTATATTTCCGATCACGGCTTCATGGTGCATCTGGTCTGTACTGCGGAAGTCGTCACCATGGCCGGCGTGCTGCTGCTCACCTCCACCACCTCCCCCGCGGTCTTCGTATCCTGCGGCGCGCTGCTCGGCATCTCCATGGGCGCGCTCACCCCGAGCTTTCAGACCATTCTCGTGCAGCTTGCGGAAAAGAACAGGCGCGGCGTGGCCAATTCCATGTACTTCACCGGCATGGACGGCGGCATTTTCCTCGCCCTCGTCAGCGGCGGCATCATCGCCGACTTTCTGGGCATGGCCGCCGCCTACCGCGTGGGCGCGCTGGGCCAGATTGTCTCCCTCGCCATCTTTTTAATATTCGTGGCTCCCGGCCTGCGCCGCAGAAAAAGCGCCGAAAACGCCTGA
- a CDS encoding AAA family ATPase has product MRILSIHIRNLNSLTGNWNVRLDGPEYEGGIFAITGPTGAGKSTILDAVCLALYGSTPRLAKITKSGNEIMSRHTADCAAEVTFRTRAGTFTCSWSQARAGKKVSGNLQQPRHRLYDAGGVCLAEKTTDVAEQVQRITGMDFGRFTQSMLLAQGQFASFLLADGDRRAPLLEQITGTEIYSDISRRVFLRNKQEAQKLAELDAELNGKNLLPHEEEKELSLRAAALKKAGETLARRENELREYLTRHEQADVLARAEAALAAEKERFQQEREAFAPEKARLERARRARSLAGRLEAASIRREEQAKDTAQQLFCRNESPKLDARRKEAEKALAACRKSLAEQREATAALRETCARVRAMDDDLAARGRDIAALSLELENRKNALALREKERDALQSRRARQESALREMEERRRACAADAALQEALGALRQRLVRLKEREAEHAAALASLEEKKKAQAQHLAALEEKRRAALLLEEESARREEERRTACEKKQALLAGRDMDFHRARKEELFSRLAHIDTARECARRILERRARETELAGREKELALALERERQELASGRATLAALREALFLRARIKNYEKERQRLREGEACPLCGSLHHPFAQGLPPAEPGGEDEAARLEQRLEALTAALAAHERDVVHAENARQELGAELHDLAGRLGGEMRALFPLNGSFGTAEEEEALQKDIVGALAVAENAAALPPLLDTLRTGTAGAWAAVSRLLTEAQKREEEEKHAREAREALEKRRGEALGASLALEKELLRLETEARSLESARARSEELCREGREALCRDLAPFGAQASATKDMESALRALEARRDAYLALGREEEEARRKRDEMTSALASLAETLAAASAAYEEGRNTLALRQEECRALAGTRRELFGLRHPAQEEEKARLLLRAREEEEARLLREAESAKSAHEQAENTLAVLEERLARRAETLLLMEADLARGLAEAGFADENALRAALMPADALLRLEEQEKALEARGVEIAARSRELSARREGMELPPVAAEECARQLEETCRQREEALAKLGGIREILRADAVGKKEQRALRERREAQAALCRRWKALDDLIGSADGKKFRNYAQELTFRALLRLANRQLALMTDRYELTHSTEEALTLNVIDRYQADTVRSSRNLSGGESFLVSLALALALAQMAGRNVRVDSVFLDEGFGTLDEEALNTALDMLSALHEKGKVIGIISHVQAVRDRVPVQIAVEPAGNGRSRLSGPGVSGGRKAEKP; this is encoded by the coding sequence ATGCGCATCCTGAGCATACATATACGCAACCTCAATTCCCTTACCGGCAACTGGAACGTGCGCCTGGACGGCCCGGAATACGAGGGCGGCATTTTCGCCATCACGGGGCCCACGGGCGCGGGCAAGAGCACCATACTGGACGCCGTATGCCTTGCGCTCTACGGTTCCACGCCGCGGCTGGCCAAAATCACCAAAAGCGGCAACGAAATCATGTCGCGCCATACGGCGGACTGCGCGGCGGAAGTCACCTTCCGCACCAGGGCGGGCACGTTCACCTGTTCCTGGAGCCAGGCAAGGGCGGGAAAAAAGGTTTCCGGCAATCTTCAGCAGCCGCGCCACCGCCTGTACGACGCCGGGGGCGTGTGCCTTGCGGAAAAAACCACGGATGTGGCGGAACAGGTGCAGCGCATCACGGGCATGGATTTCGGGCGCTTCACGCAGTCCATGCTGCTGGCGCAGGGGCAGTTCGCCTCCTTCCTGCTGGCGGACGGCGACCGGCGCGCGCCGCTGCTGGAACAGATAACGGGCACGGAAATCTACAGCGACATTTCCCGACGCGTGTTTCTCCGCAACAAGCAGGAAGCGCAGAAGCTTGCGGAGCTGGATGCGGAACTGAACGGAAAGAACCTGCTGCCCCACGAGGAGGAAAAGGAACTTTCCCTGCGCGCGGCGGCGCTGAAGAAGGCGGGCGAAACGCTCGCCCGCAGGGAGAACGAGCTTCGGGAATACCTGACGCGCCATGAACAGGCTGATGTTCTGGCACGCGCGGAAGCGGCGCTTGCCGCGGAAAAGGAACGCTTCCAGCAGGAAAGGGAGGCCTTTGCGCCGGAAAAGGCCCGTCTGGAAAGGGCGCGGCGGGCCCGTTCGCTTGCGGGCAGGCTGGAGGCCGCCTCCATACGGCGCGAGGAACAGGCGAAGGATACGGCGCAGCAGCTTTTCTGCCGAAACGAAAGCCCGAAGCTCGACGCGCGCAGAAAGGAGGCGGAAAAGGCCCTTGCCGCATGTCGGAAAAGCCTTGCCGAACAGCGGGAGGCCACGGCCGCCCTGCGGGAAACCTGCGCCCGCGTGCGCGCCATGGACGATGACCTCGCCGCCCGGGGACGGGATATCGCCGCCCTTTCCCTTGAGCTGGAAAACAGAAAAAACGCCCTCGCCCTGAGGGAAAAGGAACGCGACGCGCTCCAGAGCCGCCGCGCGCGGCAGGAAAGCGCCCTGCGGGAAATGGAAGAAAGGCGCAGGGCCTGCGCCGCAGACGCCGCGCTTCAGGAAGCGCTCGGCGCGCTCCGCCAGCGGCTTGTCCGGCTGAAGGAGCGGGAAGCGGAACACGCAGCCGCCCTAGCCTCTCTGGAAGAAAAAAAGAAGGCGCAGGCGCAGCACCTTGCCGCGCTGGAGGAGAAAAGGCGCGCCGCCCTGCTGCTGGAAGAGGAATCCGCCCGCAGGGAAGAGGAGCGGCGCACGGCCTGCGAAAAGAAGCAGGCCCTTCTTGCCGGGCGGGACATGGACTTTCACCGCGCGCGGAAGGAGGAGCTCTTTTCCCGCCTTGCGCATATCGACACGGCGCGGGAATGCGCCCGCCGCATCCTTGAACGCCGGGCAAGGGAAACGGAGCTTGCCGGCAGGGAAAAGGAACTTGCCCTCGCCCTTGAGCGCGAACGGCAGGAACTCGCCTCCGGCCGCGCCACGCTGGCGGCCCTGCGCGAAGCCCTTTTTCTGCGGGCCAGAATCAAAAATTACGAAAAGGAGCGGCAGCGCCTCCGGGAAGGGGAAGCCTGCCCCCTGTGCGGGAGCCTGCATCATCCCTTCGCCCAGGGCCTGCCCCCTGCGGAACCGGGCGGAGAAGACGAGGCCGCGCGGCTGGAACAGCGGCTGGAAGCGCTTACCGCCGCCCTTGCCGCCCATGAAAGGGACGTGGTGCACGCCGAAAACGCCCGGCAGGAGCTTGGGGCGGAGCTTCACGACCTTGCCGGACGCCTCGGCGGGGAAATGCGGGCGCTTTTTCCGCTGAACGGTTCCTTCGGCACGGCCGAAGAGGAAGAAGCGTTGCAAAAGGACATCGTCGGCGCGCTGGCCGTTGCGGAAAACGCCGCCGCGCTGCCGCCGCTTCTGGATACGCTGCGCACCGGCACGGCAGGCGCATGGGCCGCCGTCTCCCGCCTGCTGACGGAAGCGCAGAAGCGGGAAGAAGAGGAAAAACACGCCCGGGAAGCGCGGGAAGCGCTGGAGAAAAGGCGCGGGGAGGCCCTCGGCGCATCCCTTGCGCTGGAAAAGGAGCTGCTCCGCCTGGAAACGGAGGCGCGCAGTCTGGAAAGCGCCCGGGCCCGGAGCGAAGAACTCTGCCGCGAAGGCCGCGAGGCTCTCTGCCGCGATCTGGCACCCTTCGGAGCGCAGGCCTCCGCCACGAAAGACATGGAAAGCGCCCTGCGCGCTCTGGAAGCGCGGCGCGACGCCTACCTTGCCCTGGGCAGGGAGGAGGAAGAGGCGCGCCGAAAAAGGGACGAGATGACCTCCGCCCTGGCCTCGCTCGCGGAAACGCTGGCCGCCGCCTCCGCCGCGTATGAGGAAGGCAGAAACACCCTTGCCCTCAGGCAGGAGGAATGCCGCGCCCTTGCCGGGACCCGGCGCGAACTTTTCGGCCTGCGCCATCCCGCGCAGGAGGAGGAAAAGGCCCGGCTTCTGCTGCGCGCCCGGGAGGAAGAGGAGGCGCGCCTTCTGCGCGAGGCGGAAAGCGCGAAAAGCGCCCATGAACAGGCGGAAAACACCCTTGCCGTGCTGGAGGAGCGCCTTGCCCGCCGGGCGGAAACGCTCCTTCTCATGGAAGCGGATCTGGCCCGCGGCCTTGCCGAAGCGGGCTTTGCCGACGAAAACGCCCTGCGCGCCGCCCTCATGCCCGCCGACGCCCTGCTCCGGCTGGAAGAGCAGGAAAAGGCCCTTGAGGCGCGCGGGGTGGAAATTGCGGCCCGCAGCCGCGAGCTTTCCGCCCGCAGGGAAGGCATGGAGCTTCCGCCTGTCGCCGCAGAGGAATGCGCCCGGCAACTGGAGGAAACGTGCCGCCAAAGGGAGGAAGCGCTTGCAAAACTCGGCGGCATACGGGAAATCCTGCGCGCCGACGCCGTGGGGAAAAAGGAGCAGCGGGCCCTGCGCGAACGCCGCGAGGCGCAGGCGGCCCTGTGCCGCCGCTGGAAGGCGCTGGACGACCTCATCGGTTCCGCCGACGGCAAGAAATTCCGCAACTACGCGCAGGAACTCACCTTCCGCGCGCTTCTCAGGCTGGCCAACCGCCAGCTTGCCCTGATGACCGACCGTTACGAACTGACCCACAGCACCGAAGAGGCGCTCACCCTCAACGTCATCGACCGCTATCAGGCCGATACGGTGCGTTCCTCGCGCAACCTTTCCGGCGGGGAGAGCTTTCTCGTCAGTCTGGCGCTCGCGCTGGCGCTGGCGCAGATGGCGGGGCGCAACGTGCGCGTGGATTCCGTGTTCCTCGACGAAGGCTTCGGCACGCTGGACGAAGAGGCCCTGAACACCGCGCTGGACATGCTCTCCGCCCTGCATGAGAAGGGCAAGGTGATAGGCATCATCTCCCACGTGCAGGCCGTGCGCGACAGAGTGCCGGTGCAGATAGCCGTGGAACCGGCGGGCAACGGCAGAAGCCGTCTTTCCGGTCCCGGCGTGAGCGGGGGCAGGAAAGCGGAAAAACCGTGA
- a CDS encoding exonuclease SbcCD subunit D C-terminal domain-containing protein, producing the protein MNILHTSDWHLGHQLYGKRRSEEFQAFLAWLGQLVHERRVEALLIAGDVFDSALPGTRAQEMYYRFLGEVLAPSSPCRHVVVVAGNHDSPAFLDAPNTLLSVMGIHVTGRAKEAEDEVLVLNGPDGEPELIVCAVPFLLERDLYRAREGEGRDERDRLMAEGMREHYRKAALQAERLRAGRDIPVVAMGHLFAAGCALSEGVRDLRVGSLGQVDAGIFPESFDYVALGHLHLPQKAGGRENIRYSGSPLPMSFGEARRPKEVRLLESRGAQVMSEGVPVPVFRRLESVEGDLDAIEQRLAELSARKESIWAEVTYTGTERVADLRDRVEAHTGGGLEVLRIRNFRLLPEGMEADPQQETLEDMGVEDVFERRLKEAFPDADPADPKLEELRALYKEVLAMPENGEEGPCAS; encoded by the coding sequence ATGAACATACTCCATACTTCCGACTGGCATCTCGGTCATCAGCTTTACGGCAAGCGACGCAGCGAGGAATTTCAGGCCTTTCTCGCCTGGCTCGGGCAGCTTGTGCACGAAAGGCGCGTGGAAGCGCTGCTTATTGCCGGAGACGTGTTCGACAGCGCGCTCCCCGGCACGCGCGCGCAGGAAATGTATTACCGCTTTCTGGGCGAGGTGCTCGCCCCTTCCAGCCCCTGCCGCCATGTGGTGGTGGTGGCGGGCAATCACGATTCCCCCGCGTTTCTGGATGCGCCGAACACGCTGCTTTCCGTCATGGGCATTCACGTCACGGGCCGGGCAAAGGAAGCGGAGGACGAGGTCCTTGTGCTGAACGGGCCCGACGGCGAACCGGAACTCATTGTCTGCGCCGTACCCTTTCTGCTGGAAAGAGACCTGTACCGCGCAAGGGAAGGCGAAGGCCGGGACGAGCGCGACAGGCTCATGGCCGAAGGCATGAGGGAACATTACCGCAAAGCCGCCCTGCAGGCGGAAAGGCTGCGCGCGGGGCGCGACATTCCCGTGGTGGCCATGGGGCACCTTTTTGCGGCCGGATGCGCGCTCAGCGAAGGGGTGCGTGATCTGCGCGTGGGCTCGCTCGGGCAGGTGGACGCGGGCATTTTCCCGGAAAGTTTCGACTATGTGGCCCTCGGGCATCTGCACCTGCCGCAGAAGGCGGGGGGCAGGGAGAACATACGCTATTCGGGTTCGCCCCTGCCCATGAGCTTCGGCGAGGCGCGGCGGCCCAAGGAAGTGCGCCTGCTGGAAAGCCGGGGCGCGCAGGTGATGTCGGAAGGCGTGCCCGTGCCCGTGTTCCGGCGTCTGGAAAGCGTGGAAGGCGACCTTGACGCCATTGAACAGCGCCTTGCGGAGCTTTCCGCACGGAAGGAAAGCATATGGGCGGAAGTGACGTACACGGGCACGGAGCGCGTCGCCGACCTGCGGGACAGGGTGGAGGCGCATACCGGGGGAGGACTGGAGGTGCTGCGCATACGCAACTTCCGCCTGCTGCCCGAAGGCATGGAGGCCGACCCTCAGCAGGAAACGCTGGAAGACATGGGCGTGGAGGACGTGTTTGAGAGGAGGCTGAAGGAGGCCTTCCCCGACGCCGACCCCGCCGACCCGAAACTGGAAGAACTGCGCGCCCTGTACAAAGAGGTGCTCGCCATGCCCGAAAACGGAGAGGAAGGCCCATGCGCATCCTGA
- a CDS encoding dynamin family protein, producing the protein MGEFRVPDTGLHILMLGCMSSGKSTVLNALLGRGSFPAGNRATTAQIFRILHDPFCTENVCRNPSESEAWHPLTLERLASYNGSMKENVPADIHLRLPHLEKKRPIVFYDTPGPNTSKYGEHRGETYFALERLPLSHIFLVLDMAQLHTRDEEALLHDMGRVAKERGGVPVLVILNKADVIDVEKESVTEIVTEVRDTVAQHVPEGTQVDVIPLMAKGAEVWRRMIDRDNLTVFEVEFGQYIDWRLCEAMREAALMPEKIRVSVAEQMEEWRRLQKFSQAFRSSLEYLAKRVHPEAELVNKNVSKILDYADCRRAITASGIVALEEYIDMLTVRSVC; encoded by the coding sequence ATGGGCGAGTTTCGCGTGCCCGATACCGGGCTTCATATTCTTATGCTGGGCTGCATGAGCTCCGGCAAATCCACGGTGCTCAACGCCCTGCTCGGGCGGGGCTCCTTCCCTGCGGGGAACAGGGCCACCACGGCCCAGATATTCCGTATTCTGCACGACCCGTTCTGTACGGAAAACGTGTGCCGCAATCCCTCGGAAAGCGAAGCGTGGCATCCGCTCACGCTGGAGCGGCTGGCCTCCTACAACGGTTCCATGAAGGAGAACGTGCCGGCGGACATTCATCTTCGCCTGCCGCATCTGGAAAAGAAGCGCCCCATCGTGTTCTACGATACGCCCGGTCCCAATACCAGCAAATACGGCGAACACCGGGGAGAAACCTACTTTGCGCTGGAAAGGCTGCCTCTCAGCCATATTTTTCTGGTGCTGGACATGGCGCAGCTGCACACGCGCGATGAGGAGGCCCTGCTTCATGACATGGGCCGCGTGGCGAAGGAGCGCGGCGGCGTGCCCGTGCTCGTCATTCTGAACAAGGCCGACGTCATCGACGTGGAAAAGGAATCCGTGACGGAAATCGTGACGGAAGTGCGCGATACCGTGGCGCAGCATGTGCCGGAAGGCACGCAGGTGGACGTGATTCCCCTCATGGCCAAGGGCGCGGAGGTGTGGCGGCGCATGATAGACCGCGACAATCTTACCGTGTTCGAGGTGGAGTTCGGCCAGTATATCGACTGGCGGCTCTGCGAGGCCATGCGTGAGGCCGCCCTCATGCCGGAGAAGATCCGCGTGAGCGTGGCGGAGCAGATGGAGGAATGGCGCAGGCTCCAGAAGTTTTCCCAGGCCTTCCGTTCCTCGCTGGAATATCTGGCCAAGCGCGTGCATCCCGAAGCCGAGCTCGTCAACAAGAACGTGAGCAAGATTCTCGACTATGCCGACTGCCGCCGCGCCATCACCGCTTCCGGCATCGTGGCTCTTGAGGAATATATCGACATGCTTACCGTGCGGAGCGTTTGCTAG
- a CDS encoding hydrolase: MRECSISREQALALLKTYNSEPFHLLHALTVEGVMRHFARERGFAEEEDFWAMAGLLHDIDFERYPEEHCRKAPELLREGGVGEDMIHAVCSHGYGLCCDVEPEHEMEKILFAADELTGLIGAAARMRPSGSVMDMEVSSLKKKFKDKRFAAGCSRDVIRTGAERLGWTLDELFERTLAAMRSCEESVKEAMARTAGA, from the coding sequence ATGAGAGAGTGCTCCATCAGCAGGGAACAGGCCCTTGCGCTTTTGAAAACCTACAACAGCGAACCCTTCCACCTTCTGCATGCCCTTACGGTGGAAGGCGTGATGCGCCATTTCGCCCGCGAGCGCGGCTTTGCCGAAGAAGAGGACTTCTGGGCCATGGCCGGCCTGCTGCACGATATTGATTTTGAGCGCTACCCCGAGGAACATTGCCGCAAGGCCCCGGAACTTCTGCGGGAAGGCGGCGTGGGGGAAGACATGATACATGCCGTGTGCAGCCACGGTTACGGCCTGTGCTGCGACGTGGAGCCGGAACATGAAATGGAGAAGATTCTCTTTGCCGCCGACGAACTCACCGGGCTCATCGGCGCGGCCGCGCGTATGCGCCCCTCCGGCAGCGTGATGGACATGGAAGTTTCCAGCCTGAAGAAGAAGTTCAAGGACAAGCGCTTCGCCGCGGGCTGCTCGCGCGATGTCATCCGCACCGGGGCCGAACGCCTGGGCTGGACGCTGGATGAACTTTTCGAACGTACCCTTGCCGCCATGCGTTCCTGTGAGGAA